A genomic region of Acidobacteriota bacterium contains the following coding sequences:
- a CDS encoding YbhN family protein yields MVRLLRLRPLALASTPASTRMSRHLRTALLVACTLGLLALFLHQANLREVWAEIRSADGWMLLLALAATGLTYILRAWRWQKMLEPIGSARFATALRTTVIGFAANALLPARAGEVLRPYLLARREGLSATSTFATIIVERLLDLVAVLALFGAFVFFFDPGMTTADGAVYRAVQVGGLSAAAAAGVVLVLFFVLAGHPERLGRAAGRIERILPARLARAVERLVETFASGLAVMRQPRALAVALVMSAPLWLSISAGIWFVAQAFHITMPFTGSFLIVALLTVGVAVPTPGAVGGFHYAFRVGATVFYGVPNERAVGAAIVLHAISFVPVTVAGLILMVQDGLSFARVRSMASGETEDRGRMEGLEAATPARADDRSAG; encoded by the coding sequence ATGGTGCGGCTGCTTCGACTGCGGCCGCTCGCCCTGGCGTCGACGCCCGCCTCGACTCGCATGTCCCGCCACCTGCGCACCGCGCTGCTCGTTGCCTGCACGCTGGGCCTGCTGGCGCTCTTCCTGCACCAGGCCAATCTACGCGAGGTGTGGGCCGAGATTCGCAGCGCCGATGGCTGGATGCTGCTGCTCGCCCTGGCGGCGACCGGCCTGACGTACATCCTGCGGGCCTGGCGCTGGCAGAAGATGCTCGAACCGATCGGATCGGCCCGGTTCGCGACGGCCCTCCGGACGACGGTCATCGGGTTCGCCGCCAATGCCCTCCTGCCGGCGCGGGCGGGCGAGGTGCTGCGCCCGTACCTGCTCGCGCGTCGCGAAGGGCTCAGCGCGACCTCCACGTTTGCCACGATCATCGTCGAACGCCTGCTCGACCTCGTCGCGGTGCTGGCGCTGTTTGGCGCGTTCGTCTTTTTCTTCGATCCCGGCATGACGACGGCCGATGGGGCCGTGTACCGGGCCGTCCAGGTGGGCGGGCTCTCGGCGGCGGCCGCGGCCGGGGTCGTGTTGGTGCTGTTTTTCGTGCTGGCCGGGCACCCGGAACGGCTCGGCCGGGCCGCGGGCCGGATCGAGCGGATCCTGCCGGCCCGGCTGGCGCGGGCCGTCGAACGGCTGGTCGAGACGTTCGCCTCGGGTCTGGCGGTGATGCGGCAGCCGAGGGCGCTGGCGGTGGCGCTCGTCATGTCGGCGCCGCTCTGGCTGTCGATCTCGGCGGGCATCTGGTTCGTCGCCCAAGCATTCCATATTACGATGCCGTTCACCGGGTCGTTCCTCATCGTGGCGCTGCTCACGGTGGGAGTGGCGGTGCCCACGCCCGGGGCCGTGGGCGGGTTCCACTACGCGTTCCGGGTGGGCGCGACGGTCTTTTACGGCGTGCCCAACGAGCGGGCGGTCGGCGCGGCCATCGTCTTGCATGCCATCTCGTTCGTGCCGGTCACGGTGGCCGGCCTGATCCTGATGGTCCAGGATGGCCTGAGCTTTGCGCGGGTGCGGTCGATGGCGAGCGGCGAGACCGAGGATCGGGGTAGAATGGAGGGTCTCGAGGCGGCGACGCCGGCCCGGGCCGACGACAGGAGCGCCGGATGA
- the nrdR gene encoding transcriptional regulator NrdR, which translates to MKCPFCGHLGDKVVDSRESREGEVIRRRRECLECGRRFTSYERIDEIPYMVVKKDGSRERFERQKVIAGMLKACEKRPVSVSALEGIADRIEVALQDRAEKEMSTAEIGAVVMNELKRLDMVAYVRFASVYRHFRDIGEFMTELQGLLNAKD; encoded by the coding sequence ATGAAGTGCCCTTTCTGCGGGCACCTGGGCGACAAGGTCGTCGACTCGCGCGAGAGCCGCGAGGGCGAGGTCATCCGCCGCCGGCGCGAGTGCCTCGAGTGCGGGCGGCGCTTCACCAGCTACGAGCGGATCGACGAGATCCCTTACATGGTGGTGAAGAAGGATGGCAGCCGCGAGCGGTTCGAGCGCCAGAAAGTGATTGCTGGTATGCTCAAGGCCTGCGAGAAGCGGCCGGTGAGCGTCTCGGCGCTCGAGGGCATTGCCGATCGCATCGAGGTGGCGCTGCAGGACCGCGCGGAGAAAGAGATGTCCACCGCCGAGATCGGGGCGGTGGTGATGAACGAACTGAAGCGTCTCGACATGGTGGCCTACGTGCGGTTTGCGTCGGTCTACCGGCATTTTCGCGACATTGGCGAGTTCATGACCGAGTTGCAAGGGCTGTTGAACGCCAAGGACTGA
- a CDS encoding DUF4390 domain-containing protein, producing MSHFLLRRGASSIVALAVFAACLAPPVAFAQSLRVTPVVRDSQVLVSFEVADGFSDELWDAIHSGLPTSFTYDVELRRSTPMWVDRVIGTARVAATVKFDNLTRRYQVALLQDGRVEQARALEDRAEVLEALTVFQRLPLFGTRRLEPNAEYYVRVQVRTRPRNARFPLPWDRDGVFGSATFTFLPQ from the coding sequence GTGTCCCACTTCCTGCTCCGGCGCGGCGCCTCGTCCATCGTGGCGCTCGCCGTCTTCGCCGCCTGTCTGGCGCCCCCCGTCGCCTTCGCTCAGAGCCTCCGCGTCACGCCTGTCGTTCGCGACAGCCAGGTCCTCGTGTCGTTCGAGGTAGCCGACGGGTTCTCCGACGAGCTGTGGGACGCGATTCACAGCGGGCTGCCGACGAGCTTCACCTACGACGTGGAGCTGCGACGTTCGACGCCGATGTGGGTCGATCGCGTCATCGGGACGGCTCGCGTGGCGGCGACGGTGAAGTTCGACAACCTGACGCGACGGTACCAGGTGGCGCTGCTGCAGGACGGGCGGGTCGAGCAGGCCCGGGCGCTCGAAGACCGCGCCGAGGTGCTCGAGGCCCTCACCGTATTCCAGCGGTTACCGCTCTTCGGGACGCGCCGGCTCGAGCCGAACGCCGAGTACTACGTGCGCGTGCAGGTGCGCACGCGGCCGCGAAACGCGCGCTTCCCGCTGCCGTGGGATCGCGACGGCGTGTTCGGCAGCGCCACGTTCACGTTCCTGCCGCAGTAG
- a CDS encoding HAMP domain-containing protein encodes MALTARERPREASTTLPPPQAGATTPAPTPTRPLRDNPAVILFWIAVLVAALVAMIALADRSAQLSPDFLSEVVLYALSVADLTILVALVFVLARNIIKLVVERRRALPFARFRSKLVAVLLGMTLIPASLVLIVGSELIRNSAARWFSAPIDDVLSSARQIASDYYQERQVAVGGEAGRIAVALGGTDLSAGVGAVRDVVSPEVTERRVDMVEVYRLVADGDPAGLVPVVEVVSPAIPRRPARAAGERLAAQVASGSADARVIESLGDGGELVRVAMPVRDATGRTTGVVVASDYLTGELARHSRRIVDAYEGYQQLRVLRRPLEGVYLSFFLMVTLLILVSATWMGLYLAKRITRPIQMLAEGAREIGAGHLDHRIEPETKDEFGSLVEAFNHMAEELALSQRRLERSRRDLEEKNLEVEARRRYIETILERIATGVVSFDADGRVSTINGAAMRLLGLGPGAIGRPAADVFAGDRLQAIGEVVARATRDGGRAPIAQEVALVLDERELHLAVATTPLVSEGGATGLALVLDDVTPLIRAQKVAAWRDVARRLAHEVKNPLTPIQLSAERLKRHFAGAPTSERRLVDECSSTIVAEVESLKRLVDEFSQFARMPAPRTVPADVNALLADTLKLYDGLFRRIRLETRFAAGLPPVRLDAEQFRRVVINLLDNAVEALGASSESGEAAGGVVTVDTSHDAANGVVRVAIADNGPGIPAADRAKLFMPYYSTKQRGSGLGLAIVRRIIMEHGGSIEATDNVPRGTRLVIELPMATVGAS; translated from the coding sequence ATGGCCCTGACCGCTCGCGAGCGCCCGCGCGAGGCCTCGACGACTCTCCCACCTCCCCAGGCTGGCGCGACGACACCGGCCCCGACGCCCACGCGGCCGCTCCGCGACAACCCCGCCGTCATCCTCTTCTGGATCGCGGTGCTCGTCGCGGCGCTCGTGGCGATGATCGCGCTCGCCGACCGGTCCGCGCAGCTCTCGCCCGACTTCCTGAGCGAGGTCGTGCTCTACGCGCTCTCGGTCGCCGACCTCACCATTCTGGTCGCGCTCGTCTTCGTGCTCGCGCGCAACATCATCAAGCTCGTGGTCGAGCGGCGCCGCGCGCTGCCCTTCGCGCGCTTCCGCTCGAAGCTCGTCGCGGTGCTGCTGGGCATGACGCTCATTCCGGCGTCGCTGGTGCTCATCGTGGGCAGCGAGCTGATTCGCAACAGCGCGGCGCGCTGGTTCAGCGCGCCGATCGACGACGTGCTGTCGTCGGCCCGGCAGATCGCGAGCGACTACTACCAGGAGCGTCAGGTGGCGGTCGGCGGCGAGGCCGGGCGCATTGCCGTGGCGCTGGGGGGGACCGACCTCTCGGCGGGCGTCGGCGCGGTGCGCGACGTCGTGTCGCCCGAGGTCACCGAGCGGCGGGTGGACATGGTCGAGGTCTACCGCCTCGTGGCCGACGGCGACCCGGCAGGCCTCGTGCCGGTCGTCGAGGTGGTCTCGCCGGCGATTCCGCGCCGGCCGGCGCGCGCCGCGGGCGAGCGTCTCGCGGCGCAGGTGGCGTCGGGCAGCGCCGATGCCCGGGTGATCGAGTCGCTCGGCGACGGCGGCGAGCTCGTGCGCGTGGCGATGCCCGTGCGCGATGCGACCGGGCGCACGACGGGCGTCGTCGTGGCGAGCGATTACCTGACCGGCGAGCTCGCGCGTCACTCGCGCCGCATCGTCGACGCCTACGAGGGCTACCAGCAGCTGCGCGTGCTCAGGCGTCCGCTCGAGGGGGTCTACCTCTCGTTCTTCCTGATGGTGACGCTGCTGATCCTGGTGAGCGCCACGTGGATGGGGTTGTACCTCGCGAAGCGCATCACGCGCCCGATTCAGATGCTGGCCGAGGGCGCGCGCGAGATCGGGGCGGGACACCTCGACCACCGGATCGAGCCCGAGACCAAGGACGAGTTCGGGTCGCTCGTCGAGGCGTTCAACCACATGGCCGAGGAGCTCGCGCTCAGCCAGCGGCGCCTCGAGCGCTCGCGCCGCGACCTCGAGGAGAAGAACCTCGAGGTCGAAGCGCGCCGGCGGTACATCGAGACGATCCTCGAGCGCATCGCGACCGGCGTCGTGTCGTTCGACGCCGACGGGCGCGTGAGCACCATCAACGGCGCGGCGATGCGGCTGCTCGGGCTCGGCCCGGGCGCGATCGGGCGTCCGGCGGCCGACGTGTTCGCGGGCGACCGCCTCCAGGCGATCGGCGAGGTCGTGGCGCGGGCCACGCGCGACGGAGGACGCGCGCCGATTGCGCAAGAGGTCGCGCTCGTGCTCGACGAGCGCGAACTGCACCTCGCCGTGGCGACGACGCCGCTCGTCTCCGAGGGGGGCGCGACCGGCCTCGCGCTGGTGCTCGACGACGTCACGCCGCTCATCCGGGCGCAGAAGGTGGCGGCGTGGCGCGACGTGGCGCGCCGCCTGGCCCACGAGGTGAAGAACCCGCTGACGCCCATCCAGCTCAGTGCCGAGCGCCTCAAACGCCACTTCGCCGGGGCACCGACGAGCGAGCGGCGCCTCGTCGACGAGTGCTCGTCGACGATCGTCGCGGAAGTGGAGTCGCTCAAGCGGCTCGTCGACGAGTTCTCGCAGTTTGCGCGCATGCCGGCGCCGCGCACGGTGCCGGCCGACGTCAATGCGCTGCTCGCCGACACGCTGAAGCTGTACGATGGTCTCTTCCGCCGGATCCGCCTCGAGACCCGGTTCGCGGCCGGCCTGCCGCCCGTGCGGCTCGACGCCGAGCAGTTCCGGCGGGTCGTGATCAACCTCCTCGACAACGCCGTCGAGGCGCTCGGCGCGTCGTCCGAGTCGGGCGAGGCCGCCGGCGGGGTCGTGACCGTCGACACGTCGCACGATGCCGCCAACGGCGTCGTGCGCGTCGCGATCGCCGACAACGGGCCGGGCATTCCCGCGGCCGATCGGGCGAAGCTCTTCATGCCCTACTACTCGACCAAGCAGCGAGGCAGCGGACTCGGCCTCGCGATCGTCAGGCGGATCATCATGGAGCACGGCGGCAGCATCGAGGCGACCGACAACGTGCCGAGGGGCACGCGACTCGTGATCGAGCTGCCGATGGCCACGGTCGGAGCGTCATGA
- a CDS encoding sigma-54 dependent transcriptional regulator encodes MKASILIVDDEAGVRSALSGVLGDEGYAVEAVASGEACLERVARVHVDLVILDIWLPGMDGLATLERLRARSPDVEVVVISGHGSIESAVRAVKMGAFDFVEKPLSLEKTVQVVRNALRTRQLEAENRALRARVDRQLTMVGESDVMRQLREQVAMAAPTNGRVLIYGENGTGKELVARSIHALSRRRAGPFVEVNCAAIPEELIESELFGHVRGAFTGALQDRRGRFEAADGGTLFLDEIADMSLKTQAKVLRALQEQVVDRVGGTSSVKVDVRVLAATNKDLPAEIRAGRFREDLYFRLNVIPIFVPPLRDRDEDIPTLATHFISELSREYGRRPKTLDASAVAALRRHTWPGNVRELRNVLERLIIMVPGEVITAGHLSLPGGPHGDALGELSSETTIVPLQEARDRFERDYILRALAIQHGNMSRTAELLGVERSNLYRKMRAHGIAPSRRTDTDDDSLSARV; translated from the coding sequence ATGAAGGCGTCGATCCTGATCGTCGACGACGAAGCCGGCGTGCGCTCGGCGCTCTCGGGCGTGCTCGGTGACGAGGGCTACGCCGTCGAGGCGGTGGCGAGCGGCGAGGCGTGCCTCGAGCGCGTCGCGCGCGTGCACGTCGATCTCGTGATCCTCGACATCTGGCTGCCCGGCATGGATGGCCTCGCGACGCTGGAGCGGCTGCGCGCGCGCTCCCCCGACGTCGAGGTCGTCGTCATCTCGGGCCACGGCAGCATCGAGTCGGCCGTGCGCGCGGTGAAGATGGGGGCCTTCGACTTCGTCGAGAAGCCGCTGTCGCTCGAGAAGACGGTGCAGGTGGTGCGCAACGCGCTGCGCACGCGCCAGCTCGAGGCCGAGAACCGCGCGCTGCGCGCCAGGGTCGATCGCCAGCTGACCATGGTGGGCGAGAGCGACGTGATGCGCCAGCTGCGCGAGCAGGTGGCGATGGCGGCGCCGACCAACGGTCGGGTGCTGATCTACGGCGAGAACGGCACCGGCAAGGAGCTCGTGGCGCGGTCGATTCACGCGCTCAGCCGGCGCCGGGCCGGGCCGTTCGTCGAGGTCAACTGCGCGGCCATTCCCGAGGAGCTGATCGAGAGCGAGCTGTTCGGCCACGTGAGGGGCGCCTTCACCGGGGCGCTCCAGGATCGCCGAGGGCGGTTCGAGGCGGCCGACGGCGGCACGCTCTTCCTCGACGAGATCGCCGACATGAGCCTGAAGACGCAGGCCAAGGTGCTGCGGGCCCTGCAGGAACAGGTCGTCGATCGCGTCGGCGGCACGAGCAGCGTCAAGGTCGACGTGCGTGTCCTCGCCGCGACGAACAAGGACCTGCCGGCGGAGATCCGCGCCGGCCGGTTCCGCGAGGACCTGTACTTCCGGCTGAACGTCATCCCGATCTTCGTGCCGCCGCTCAGGGACCGCGACGAAGACATTCCCACGCTCGCCACGCACTTCATCAGCGAGCTGTCGCGGGAGTACGGGCGGCGGCCGAAGACGCTCGACGCGAGCGCCGTCGCGGCGCTGCGCCGCCACACGTGGCCGGGCAACGTGCGCGAGCTGCGCAACGTGCTCGAGCGGCTCATCATCATGGTGCCGGGCGAGGTCATCACCGCCGGACACCTCTCGCTGCCGGGCGGCCCGCACGGCGACGCGCTCGGCGAGCTCTCGTCCGAGACGACCATCGTGCCCCTCCAGGAGGCACGAGACCGCTTCGAGCGCGACTACATCCTGCGCGCGCTGGCCATTCAGCACGGCAACATGTCGCGTACGGCCGAACTGCTCGGTGTCGAGCGGAGCAACCTGTACCGCAAGATGCGGGCGCACGGCATCGCGCCGTCCAGACGGACCGACACCGACGACGATTCGTTGTCCGCGCGCGTTTGA
- a CDS encoding type II toxin-antitoxin system MqsA family antitoxin, with product MADVTRQAAPGAAGAGDRDATTEALLLSGLDDYFAGRYERAIHAFTRVLFLDRTHPRARAYIERARAGLAERQRETDELLHGGLEAFDRGDTERARDLLTTAVTRGAPPELALPVLERLDRLDAGRASAQAVAPTPAGTPDTAFAATAGAASGSNRVLLAATVVLLVVAAGFAFGVARLETAREAALPPAPALAGAPSAPWPTVRPSALLLRRARLLYDRGHLHEALRTLEPVGVDDPLRPQADRLVTDIQRALLDGAVPPDGAARP from the coding sequence ATGGCCGACGTGACACGACAGGCGGCGCCTGGCGCCGCTGGCGCCGGCGATCGCGATGCGACGACGGAAGCGCTGTTGCTCTCCGGGCTCGACGACTACTTCGCCGGCCGGTACGAGCGGGCCATCCACGCCTTCACCCGTGTCCTCTTCCTCGACCGCACGCATCCTCGCGCCCGCGCGTACATCGAGCGGGCCCGTGCGGGGCTCGCCGAGCGGCAACGTGAGACCGACGAACTGCTCCACGGCGGCCTCGAGGCGTTCGACCGGGGCGACACCGAGCGCGCCCGCGATCTGCTGACCACCGCGGTCACTCGCGGCGCGCCGCCCGAACTCGCCCTCCCGGTGCTCGAGCGGCTCGACCGCCTCGACGCGGGACGGGCGTCGGCCCAAGCCGTGGCGCCAACCCCGGCCGGCACGCCGGACACCGCATTCGCGGCCACCGCAGGCGCGGCGTCGGGATCGAACCGGGTCCTGCTCGCCGCCACGGTGGTGCTGCTGGTGGTCGCCGCCGGGTTCGCCTTCGGCGTCGCGCGTCTCGAGACCGCCCGCGAAGCCGCGCTCCCGCCCGCTCCGGCCCTCGCGGGGGCGCCATCGGCACCCTGGCCGACCGTGCGCCCTTCGGCCCTGCTGCTGCGACGGGCCCGCCTGCTGTACGACCGCGGGCACCTGCACGAGGCACTGCGGACGCTCGAGCCCGTGGGGGTGGACGACCCGCTTCGCCCTCAGGCCGACCGCCTCGTGACCGACATCCAGCGGGCGCTGCTCGATGGCGCCGTTCCGCCCGATGGGGCCGCCCGACCATGA
- a CDS encoding RDD family protein — MRCPKCHYISFDDTERCRNCGFDLTLAPAEPDVDLPIRSDDEPEGVADDIELNAPPADASGQRRAVRREGQPAAALDLPLFETPVPGIDDTPLIATPSAPRPPLSVRRPTPDTGRPRIAVGRSSSAPLPFAPEAVEADGRIDRQPGAREADGEVRSGRSEQDGVAAASPAPRIAAALVDLALLAAIDLTVVYFTLWLARLPLEDVGRLPLLPLIAFFVLLNGGYAVGFTTASGQSIGKMLFGVRVVTDTGGRVPLGQAVGRFAATVASTLTLGLGLLPVFSPPARRTLTDRLSHTRVVRV; from the coding sequence ATGAGATGTCCGAAGTGTCATTACATCAGCTTCGACGACACGGAGCGGTGCCGCAACTGCGGGTTCGATCTGACCCTGGCGCCGGCCGAACCCGACGTCGACCTGCCGATCAGGTCGGACGACGAACCCGAGGGCGTGGCTGACGACATCGAGCTGAACGCTCCGCCGGCGGACGCCTCCGGCCAGCGACGCGCCGTGCGCCGCGAGGGCCAGCCTGCTGCCGCCCTCGACCTGCCGCTGTTCGAGACGCCGGTACCCGGCATCGACGACACGCCGCTCATCGCCACACCCTCGGCCCCGCGTCCTCCGCTGTCGGTGCGACGCCCGACGCCCGACACCGGGCGACCACGCATCGCCGTGGGACGGTCGTCGTCGGCGCCGCTGCCCTTCGCGCCCGAGGCCGTCGAAGCCGACGGTCGGATCGACCGGCAGCCGGGCGCGCGTGAGGCAGACGGTGAGGTACGGAGCGGCCGCTCCGAGCAGGATGGCGTGGCCGCGGCCTCACCGGCACCGCGCATCGCAGCCGCGCTCGTCGATCTGGCGCTGCTGGCGGCCATCGATCTCACGGTGGTCTACTTCACCCTGTGGCTGGCGCGGCTCCCGCTCGAGGACGTGGGACGCCTGCCGCTGCTGCCGCTCATCGCCTTCTTCGTCCTGCTCAACGGCGGGTACGCCGTCGGGTTCACCACCGCGTCCGGGCAGTCGATCGGCAAGATGCTGTTCGGGGTGCGGGTCGTCACCGACACGGGCGGCCGCGTGCCCCTGGGGCAGGCAGTCGGCCGGTTCGCCGCGACCGTGGCCTCGACGCTGACGCTCGGCCTCGGCCTCCTGCCCGTCTTCAGCCCACCGGCCCGCCGGACGCTCACCGATCGCCTGTCGCACACCCGGGTCGTCCGGGTCTGA
- a CDS encoding phosphatidylglycerophosphatase A yields the protein MRHVALAVATCLGAGYAPFAPGTVGSAVGLLVYAAVRAAGGGAVEAAAVVVVFAVGVWASSVAERHFGRTDPGPVVVDEVAGMLVTLLFVPVSVTGAILAFLLFRVFDVVKPYPANRLERLHGGFGIMADDVMAGVYANVVLRGAWWLAPGWIVG from the coding sequence ATGCGTCACGTCGCGCTCGCCGTCGCCACCTGCCTGGGCGCCGGGTATGCTCCGTTCGCCCCGGGAACCGTGGGCTCCGCTGTCGGGCTCCTCGTCTACGCCGCGGTGCGCGCGGCCGGGGGGGGCGCCGTCGAAGCCGCCGCCGTCGTCGTGGTGTTCGCCGTCGGCGTGTGGGCGTCCTCTGTCGCCGAGCGGCACTTCGGGCGGACCGACCCCGGACCGGTGGTCGTCGACGAGGTCGCGGGCATGCTCGTCACCCTGCTCTTCGTGCCCGTCTCGGTCACGGGCGCCATCCTCGCGTTCCTGCTGTTCAGAGTGTTCGACGTCGTCAAGCCGTATCCGGCGAATCGGCTCGAGCGGCTCCACGGCGGGTTCGGCATCATGGCCGACGACGTGATGGCCGGCGTCTACGCCAACGTCGTGCTGCGGGGCGCGTGGTGGCTGGCGCCCGGGTGGATCGTGGGATGA
- a CDS encoding competence/damage-inducible protein A, translating to MTGGRAELRRAEILAVGSEMLTPDRSDTNSLYVTARLNELGIDVGAKAVVGDHLETLASVFAGALDRSDLVVITGGLGPTDDDLTRLAVARVLGRTMSEDTATVDRIRARFARRGWPMPEINRRQAEVIEGAALLENRHGTAPGQWIEVGDKVVVLLPGPPRELRPMLDALREGHLARRAGRRRLLRRMVGIAGQSESHAEEVLKPLYVEWSGYDPPVEATILAAFGLIELHLSARAESADEAARSLAAAAASVEAAFGFDVFTTDDRDMAHVVGSLLTARGWRVALAESCTGGLVAKRLTDVAGSSAFVESGVVAYSNEAKTRLLGVPVSLIERHGAVSEPVAEAMAEGARAGARVEIGVGVTGIAGPAGGTEAKPVGTVAIAVAGPGERSRVRTFLFPGNREHVRGIAAQTAIDMVRRAVLQSSR from the coding sequence ATGACTGGCGGGCGAGCCGAACTGCGCCGTGCCGAGATTCTCGCCGTCGGCAGCGAGATGCTGACGCCAGACCGGTCGGACACCAACTCGCTGTACGTGACGGCCCGACTGAACGAGCTGGGCATCGACGTCGGGGCGAAGGCGGTGGTCGGCGACCACCTCGAGACCCTGGCGTCGGTCTTCGCCGGGGCACTCGACCGCAGTGACCTCGTCGTGATCACCGGAGGTCTCGGACCGACCGACGACGACCTGACACGGCTCGCCGTGGCGCGCGTGCTCGGACGCACCATGTCCGAAGACACGGCGACGGTCGATCGGATCCGCGCGCGTTTCGCCCGTCGCGGTTGGCCGATGCCGGAGATCAACCGCCGCCAGGCAGAGGTGATCGAGGGCGCCGCCTTGCTCGAGAACCGTCACGGCACCGCCCCCGGCCAGTGGATCGAGGTTGGCGACAAGGTCGTGGTGCTGCTGCCGGGGCCCCCACGCGAGCTGCGGCCCATGCTCGACGCGCTCCGGGAGGGGCATCTCGCGCGCCGGGCGGGCCGCCGGCGGCTGTTGCGCCGCATGGTCGGCATCGCCGGGCAGTCGGAGTCGCATGCCGAGGAGGTGCTGAAGCCGCTCTACGTCGAGTGGAGCGGGTACGACCCTCCTGTCGAGGCGACGATCCTCGCGGCGTTCGGGCTGATCGAGCTGCACCTGTCCGCGCGGGCCGAGTCTGCCGACGAGGCGGCTCGCTCGCTCGCCGCTGCCGCGGCGAGCGTCGAGGCGGCCTTCGGTTTCGACGTGTTCACCACCGACGATCGCGACATGGCGCACGTCGTCGGCAGCCTGCTCACCGCGCGGGGGTGGCGCGTCGCCCTCGCCGAGTCGTGCACCGGCGGCCTCGTCGCCAAGCGGCTCACCGACGTCGCGGGCAGCTCGGCCTTCGTCGAGAGTGGCGTCGTGGCGTACAGCAACGAGGCGAAGACGCGGCTGCTCGGCGTGCCGGTGTCCCTGATCGAGCGTCACGGCGCGGTGAGCGAGCCCGTGGCCGAGGCCATGGCCGAGGGGGCCCGTGCGGGTGCCCGCGTCGAGATCGGTGTCGGCGTGACCGGCATCGCGGGCCCGGCGGGAGGCACCGAGGCCAAGCCGGTCGGCACGGTGGCCATTGCCGTGGCCGGCCCCGGCGAGCGCTCGCGCGTGAGGACGTTCCTCTTTCCCGGCAACCGCGAACACGTGCGCGGCATCGCCGCCCAGACCGCCATCGACATGGTCCGGCGCGCCGTGCTCCAGTCGAGCCGGTGA
- the thpR gene encoding RNA 2',3'-cyclic phosphodiesterase: MGTTRLFVAIDLDAAVASDVEEVRRLLTASDPWLGQRALRFVEPAQVHLTVRFIGEVADEAAEAIAGVLDTAVPVPPFTLTLAAPGWLPGPSRPRVLKYDIASGQDEVRRVHAFVEAALGRVGIPAETRPFVPHVTLARVRDEWARRVRADAVSIAQRLHDRAPLASAVTGLTLFESRLTPQGAVHTPRVRAPLDPGGGR; the protein is encoded by the coding sequence GTGGGCACGACGCGCCTGTTCGTCGCGATCGACCTCGACGCCGCCGTGGCCAGCGACGTCGAGGAGGTGCGACGGCTCCTGACGGCCAGCGACCCATGGCTGGGGCAGAGGGCCTTGCGCTTCGTCGAGCCCGCGCAGGTGCACCTGACCGTTCGGTTCATCGGCGAGGTGGCCGACGAGGCGGCCGAGGCGATTGCCGGCGTCCTCGACACCGCCGTGCCGGTGCCGCCCTTCACGCTGACGCTCGCGGCGCCCGGCTGGCTACCCGGGCCGTCGCGTCCACGGGTGCTCAAGTACGACATCGCCTCGGGCCAGGACGAGGTGCGCCGCGTCCACGCGTTCGTCGAAGCCGCACTCGGTCGCGTCGGCATTCCCGCCGAGACGCGGCCCTTCGTTCCGCACGTCACGCTGGCCCGCGTGCGCGACGAGTGGGCGCGGAGGGTGCGGGCCGACGCGGTGTCGATCGCACAGCGCCTGCACGACCGCGCGCCGCTCGCGAGCGCGGTGACCGGCCTCACGTTGTTCGAGAGCCGCCTGACGCCGCAGGGGGCGGTCCACACGCCCCGCGTGCGGGCACCGCTCGACCCGGGTGGGGGGCGATGA
- the plsY gene encoding glycerol-3-phosphate 1-O-acyltransferase PlsY yields MTPIALAVLAGYALGAVPFAFLVARASGGVDLRRVGSGNVGATNVLRTTRRSAAVAALALDTLKGTAAVWAGGSLGGETGAVWAGGAAVVGHVYPAWLRFQGGKGVATAAGAFAVLAPIATLAALVVFAIAVAITQRVSVGSLCATIALPAVAWVLVSPRAVVVGAALVAGLIGLRHRENVRRLAGGTEPRLGDRVRSRLS; encoded by the coding sequence ATGACCCCCATCGCGCTGGCCGTGCTCGCCGGGTACGCGTTGGGGGCCGTGCCGTTCGCGTTCCTGGTGGCGCGAGCGAGCGGTGGCGTGGACCTGCGTCGAGTCGGCAGCGGCAACGTCGGTGCGACCAACGTGCTCCGGACGACGCGGCGGTCGGCTGCCGTCGCGGCGCTCGCGCTCGACACGCTGAAGGGCACGGCGGCCGTGTGGGCGGGCGGGAGCCTCGGCGGTGAGACTGGCGCGGTGTGGGCGGGAGGCGCGGCCGTCGTCGGGCACGTGTACCCGGCCTGGCTGCGGTTCCAGGGAGGCAAGGGCGTGGCGACGGCCGCCGGCGCCTTCGCCGTGCTGGCGCCGATCGCGACGCTGGCGGCGCTCGTGGTCTTCGCGATCGCCGTCGCCATCACGCAGCGCGTGTCGGTGGGATCGCTCTGTGCGACGATCGCCCTGCCGGCCGTCGCCTGGGTCCTGGTCTCGCCGCGCGCCGTGGTCGTCGGTGCGGCGCTCGTGGCGGGGCTCATCGGGTTGCGCCACAGGGAGAACGTCCGGCGCCTGGCCGGCGGCACCGAGCCGCGCCTCGGCGACCGGGTCCGATCTCGTCTCTCGTAG